The following proteins are co-located in the Myxococcus fulvus genome:
- a CDS encoding methyl-accepting chemotaxis protein gives MRLKLKQKVMLSPVVAAVLLAVLVVVALAGGPTWLVVALALLTSGSTAGLAWWLHRDLAEPLTRLSEVARRIAHDGDLSQPLELGRQDEVGELSRSLQVMADRLRDVPATLKSVVEELSSAATRLTQASQDQVNFLTNQSRSLTEASTTIAEIAQTSSMAASRAEMVLKVAAQADQFSSSGQHSIEQSAQGMQQIRERVGALVGSIAHLSDQAVHAGEIISSVKDLADQSNVLALNAAIEAARAGEEGRGFAVVAREMRALSGQSLQSTQRIGKILLEINQAIRQTTSIAEGDSEKMEQNIEQVLASANSLKEITTVVQESSQAARQIVASVTQQNAGIAQMTEVMTQLSSMMADVVTSTMTAEEAVTQINATLGRLESLSTSFRA, from the coding sequence GTGCGCTTGAAGCTGAAGCAGAAGGTGATGCTGTCCCCGGTGGTCGCGGCGGTGCTCCTCGCGGTCCTCGTCGTGGTGGCGCTGGCGGGAGGCCCTACGTGGCTGGTGGTCGCGCTGGCGCTCCTGACGTCGGGCTCGACGGCGGGGCTCGCGTGGTGGCTGCACCGCGACCTGGCCGAGCCCCTGACGCGGCTGTCCGAGGTGGCGCGGCGCATCGCGCATGACGGTGATTTGTCGCAGCCGCTGGAGCTGGGGCGGCAGGACGAGGTGGGCGAGCTGAGCCGGAGCCTGCAGGTGATGGCGGACCGGCTGCGCGACGTGCCGGCGACGCTGAAGTCCGTGGTGGAGGAGCTGTCCTCGGCGGCGACGCGGCTGACGCAGGCGAGCCAGGACCAGGTGAACTTCCTCACGAACCAGTCGCGGAGCCTCACCGAGGCGAGCACCACCATCGCCGAAATCGCGCAGACCTCCAGCATGGCCGCGAGCCGCGCGGAGATGGTGCTCAAGGTGGCCGCGCAGGCGGACCAGTTCAGCTCCTCCGGACAGCACTCCATCGAGCAGAGCGCGCAGGGCATGCAGCAGATTCGCGAGCGCGTGGGCGCGCTGGTGGGCAGCATCGCGCACCTGAGCGACCAGGCCGTGCACGCCGGCGAAATCATCAGCAGCGTGAAGGACCTGGCGGACCAGTCCAACGTGCTCGCGCTCAACGCCGCCATCGAGGCCGCGCGCGCGGGTGAGGAGGGCCGGGGCTTCGCGGTGGTGGCGCGGGAGATGCGCGCGCTCAGCGGTCAGTCGCTCCAGAGCACCCAGCGCATCGGGAAGATTCTGCTCGAAATCAACCAGGCCATCCGCCAGACGACCTCCATCGCGGAGGGCGACAGCGAGAAGATGGAGCAGAACATCGAGCAGGTGCTGGCCTCGGCGAACTCGCTGAAGGAGATCACCACCGTGGTGCAGGAGAGCAGTCAGGCCGCGCGCCAGATTGTCGCCTCCGTCACCCAGCAGAACGCGGGCATCGCGCAGATGACCGAGGTGATGACGCAGCTGTCCTCGATGATGGCGGACGTGGTGACCTCCACCATGACGGCCGAGGAGGCCGTGACTCAAATCAACGCCACCCTGGGGCGGCTCGAGTCGCTGTCCACGTCGTTCCGCGCGTAG
- a CDS encoding formate--tetrahydrofolate ligase: MKLRPIAEVGAELGLSPDDVHPWGTNRAKVSLGALGKQGGRQGRLVLVSAINPTPPGEGKTTMSVALAMGLRRRGRRAVAALREPSLGPVFGVKGGGTGGGQASLEPAADINLHFTGDLHAITSANNLLAALVDNAVYYGQPVAIDSTRVRWRRALDMNDRFLRNVIVGLGGKAHGVPREGAFDITAASEVMAILALAENLKDLEERLGRVVVGHSPDGKPVRARDVDAAAAMVALLKDALMPNLVQTREGGPALVHAGPFGNIAHGCSSVVGTRMGLAYADEVVTEAGFGFDLGAEKFLDIKCRSTGLWPRGVVLVATLRALKYHGGTPLARVAEPDGAALARGFDHLDKHLESVRAFGLPAVICVNRFPQDTQEELDALRAFGRERGVEMAVCDGFTRGGEGSLELADRVLAMLDGTDASPPKPRFLYDVKQSPEEKVRAIARTVYGADDVAFTASARKDLETVRELGGAELPVCMAKTHLSLSDDATKQGRPRGFTLTVREVRLSAGAGFMVALTGDILTMPGLPREPAARRITVHEDGRITGLMQGE; this comes from the coding sequence ATGAAGCTGAGACCCATCGCAGAAGTGGGCGCCGAGCTGGGCCTGTCCCCCGACGACGTGCACCCGTGGGGCACGAACCGCGCCAAGGTTTCCCTCGGTGCGCTCGGCAAGCAGGGCGGACGGCAGGGCCGCCTCGTGCTCGTCTCCGCCATCAACCCCACGCCTCCGGGCGAGGGCAAGACGACCATGTCCGTGGCGCTGGCCATGGGCCTGCGTCGGCGAGGACGCCGCGCCGTGGCCGCGCTGCGCGAGCCGTCCCTCGGTCCCGTCTTCGGCGTGAAGGGCGGCGGCACCGGCGGCGGGCAGGCCAGCCTGGAGCCCGCGGCGGACATCAACCTGCACTTCACGGGCGACCTGCACGCCATCACCAGCGCCAACAACCTGCTCGCCGCGCTGGTGGACAACGCCGTGTACTACGGCCAGCCGGTGGCCATCGACTCCACGCGGGTGCGCTGGCGGCGCGCGCTGGACATGAACGACCGCTTCCTGCGCAACGTCATCGTGGGCCTGGGCGGCAAGGCGCACGGCGTGCCGCGCGAGGGCGCGTTCGACATCACCGCCGCCAGCGAGGTCATGGCCATCCTCGCCCTGGCCGAGAACCTCAAGGACCTGGAGGAGCGCCTGGGCCGCGTCGTCGTCGGCCACTCACCGGACGGCAAGCCCGTGCGCGCCAGGGACGTGGACGCGGCGGCGGCGATGGTCGCCCTGCTCAAGGACGCGCTGATGCCCAACCTCGTCCAGACGCGCGAGGGTGGACCGGCGCTCGTGCACGCGGGCCCGTTCGGCAACATCGCCCACGGGTGCAGCTCCGTGGTGGGCACGCGCATGGGCCTCGCGTACGCGGACGAAGTCGTCACGGAGGCGGGCTTCGGCTTCGACCTGGGCGCCGAGAAGTTCCTCGACATCAAGTGCCGGAGCACGGGCCTGTGGCCGCGCGGCGTCGTCCTCGTGGCCACGCTGCGCGCGCTCAAGTACCACGGCGGCACCCCGCTCGCCCGGGTCGCGGAGCCGGATGGCGCGGCGCTCGCGCGAGGCTTCGACCACCTGGACAAGCACCTCGAATCGGTGCGCGCCTTCGGCCTGCCCGCGGTCATCTGCGTCAACCGCTTCCCCCAGGACACGCAGGAGGAGCTCGATGCCCTGCGCGCCTTCGGCCGGGAGCGCGGCGTGGAGATGGCGGTGTGTGACGGCTTCACGCGCGGCGGCGAGGGCTCGCTGGAGCTGGCGGACCGGGTGCTCGCGATGCTCGACGGCACGGACGCGTCTCCGCCCAAGCCGCGCTTCCTCTACGACGTGAAGCAGTCCCCCGAGGAGAAGGTCCGCGCGATTGCCCGCACCGTGTACGGCGCGGACGACGTGGCCTTCACCGCCTCCGCGCGCAAGGACCTGGAGACGGTGCGTGAGCTGGGCGGCGCGGAGCTGCCGGTGTGCATGGCCAAGACGCACCTGTCGCTCTCGGACGACGCGACGAAGCAGGGCCGGCCGCGCGGCTTCACGCTCACCGTGCGCGAGGTGCGCCTGTCCGCGGGCGCGGGCTTCATGGTCGCGCTCACCGGCGACATCCTCACCATGCCGGGGCTGCCGCGTGAGCCCGCCGCCCGCCGCATCACCGTCCACGAGGACGGGCGCATCACCGGGCTCATGCAGGGCGAGTGA
- a CDS encoding sulfite exporter TauE/SafE family protein: MMWAVGMAGALLVGVLLGLLGGGGSILTVPLLVYVLGVEPRTAIAMSLVVVGVTSASGALLHARAGRVKWRTALLFGTGGMAGAFLGGKLNPLLSPTMLLLCFAGVMVAASVAMLLRSDAPAPVTSGHVTANLSDARATSGQTGPSISTAVDQHARPTEKRRPTSIASNSSVSMGHTERLRPASIASGSSVSMGRTEQPPPASIESNSSASMGRTEQSPPASIASGSSVSVVRVVVQGVGVGILSGLVGAGGGFLIVPALTLVGLSTPMATATSLVVIALQCAAGLIGHLGHAELPWRLTGEVLAIALVGSLLGGRFAGRVAPGVLRRGFALFVLATATLLLLAQLPPTLHTYLAQRLARAGAWPWLILATGVGLSTLVVRKHLRTGRQRTTARGL; the protein is encoded by the coding sequence ATGATGTGGGCCGTGGGGATGGCGGGCGCGTTGCTCGTGGGAGTGTTGTTGGGGTTGTTGGGAGGCGGGGGCTCCATCCTCACGGTGCCGCTCCTGGTGTATGTGCTGGGAGTGGAGCCGCGCACGGCCATCGCCATGTCCCTGGTGGTGGTGGGCGTCACGAGCGCGAGCGGCGCGCTGCTGCATGCCAGGGCGGGTCGGGTGAAATGGCGCACGGCGCTCCTGTTCGGCACGGGAGGGATGGCGGGTGCGTTCCTGGGAGGAAAGCTCAACCCGCTCCTGTCGCCGACGATGTTGCTGCTGTGCTTCGCGGGGGTGATGGTCGCGGCCTCGGTCGCCATGCTGCTGCGCTCGGATGCACCGGCGCCGGTGACGAGCGGCCACGTTACGGCCAACCTCTCAGACGCACGAGCGACATCCGGGCAAACAGGGCCGAGCATCTCGACCGCTGTCGACCAGCACGCGCGGCCCACCGAGAAGCGACGTCCCACGAGCATCGCTAGCAATTCCTCCGTCTCCATGGGGCACACCGAGAGGCTTCGTCCCGCGAGCATCGCGAGCGGTTCCTCCGTCTCCATGGGGCGCACCGAGCAGCCACCTCCCGCGAGCATCGAGAGTAATTCCTCCGCTTCCATGGGGCGCACCGAGCAGTCACCTCCCGCCAGCATCGCGAGCGGTTCCTCCGTCTCCGTGGTGCGCGTGGTGGTGCAGGGAGTGGGCGTGGGAATCCTCTCGGGGCTCGTGGGTGCGGGAGGCGGCTTCCTCATCGTCCCCGCCCTGACGCTGGTCGGACTGTCCACGCCGATGGCCACCGCCACCTCGCTGGTGGTCATCGCCCTCCAGTGCGCCGCGGGCCTCATCGGCCATCTGGGCCATGCGGAGCTCCCCTGGCGTCTCACGGGCGAGGTGCTCGCCATCGCCCTCGTGGGCAGCCTGCTCGGAGGAAGATTCGCCGGACGCGTAGCCCCCGGAGTCCTGCGCCGGGGCTTCGCCCTCTTCGTGCTCGCCACCGCGACACTCCTGCTTTTGGCCCAGCTTCCGCCCACCCTTCACACGTACCTGGCCCAACGACTGGCCCGCGCGGGAGCCTGGCCCTGGCTCATCCTGGCGACAGGCGTGGGCCTCTCCACCCTCGTCGTGCGCAAGCACCTGCGCACGGGCCGCCAGCGCACCACGGCCCGAGGTCTCTGA
- a CDS encoding rhodanese-like domain-containing protein encodes MSHLYDNAPPRPEGYRDVDVQQLAAGRSPGLHLVDVREPAELDGILGHIEGVHPAPLATVREAAALWPRDTEVLLICRSGARSAKAATQLVGMGFTRVMNLGGGMLAWNARALPVVRLTTEPLPSFGQVRDTLRERLTGMRVPAVESLPPEPSREELGAVLDALQAEPPKERGDAAAFEKTLREVRDLLAVAKPGGGSRP; translated from the coding sequence TTGAGTCACCTCTACGACAACGCCCCTCCCCGGCCCGAGGGCTATCGCGACGTGGACGTCCAGCAGCTCGCGGCCGGGCGGTCCCCGGGGCTGCACCTGGTGGACGTGCGAGAGCCCGCCGAGCTGGATGGGATTCTGGGTCACATCGAGGGCGTGCATCCGGCGCCGCTCGCCACGGTGCGCGAGGCGGCGGCGCTGTGGCCGAGGGACACGGAGGTGCTGCTCATCTGTCGCTCGGGAGCGAGGTCCGCGAAGGCGGCCACGCAGTTGGTGGGGATGGGCTTCACGCGGGTGATGAACCTGGGGGGCGGGATGCTCGCGTGGAACGCGCGCGCGTTGCCGGTGGTGCGGCTGACGACGGAGCCGCTCCCGAGCTTCGGGCAGGTGAGAGACACCCTGCGCGAGAGGCTCACGGGGATGCGAGTGCCCGCGGTGGAGTCGCTGCCACCAGAGCCCTCGCGAGAGGAGCTCGGGGCGGTGCTGGATGCGCTCCAAGCAGAGCCACCGAAAGAGCGAGGAGACGCGGCGGCGTTCGAGAAGACGCTGCGTGAGGTCCGGGACCTGCTTGCGGTCGCGAAGCCTGGAGGAGGCAGTCGTCCATGA
- a CDS encoding MBL fold metallo-hydrolase, translating into MLFRQLFDSESSTYTYLLADLTTREAVLIDPVLEQVERDTRLLEELGLKLVVVMETHVHADHVTGAGQLRERMGARVMASAKGAPCVDRQLKHGDVVRVGQLELRVLETPGHTDDSLSFLCDGRLFTGDALLVRGTGRTDFQNGDPGQLYDSITRELFVLPDATEVFPAHDYAGFTSSSVGEEKRHNPRLAGRTRDDFVHFMKSRQIPPPRKLDVAVPANRACGLTAPADSQSPSA; encoded by the coding sequence ATGCTCTTCCGGCAGCTCTTCGATTCGGAGTCCTCGACCTATACCTACCTGTTGGCGGACCTGACGACGCGGGAGGCGGTGCTCATCGACCCCGTGCTGGAGCAGGTGGAGCGGGACACCCGGCTGCTGGAGGAGCTGGGGTTGAAGCTGGTGGTGGTGATGGAGACGCACGTGCACGCGGACCATGTCACCGGCGCCGGGCAGTTGCGCGAGCGCATGGGTGCCCGGGTGATGGCCTCCGCGAAGGGCGCGCCCTGTGTCGACCGGCAGCTCAAGCACGGCGACGTGGTGCGAGTGGGCCAGTTGGAGCTGCGCGTGCTGGAGACGCCGGGCCACACCGACGACAGCCTGAGCTTCCTGTGCGACGGCCGGCTCTTCACGGGGGACGCGCTGCTGGTGCGCGGCACGGGCCGCACGGACTTCCAGAATGGAGACCCGGGGCAGCTCTACGACTCCATCACCCGCGAGCTGTTCGTCCTGCCCGACGCGACGGAGGTGTTCCCCGCCCATGACTACGCGGGCTTCACGTCGTCCTCGGTGGGCGAGGAGAAGCGACACAACCCGCGCCTCGCGGGCAGGACGCGGGACGACTTCGTGCACTTCATGAAGTCGCGGCAGATTCCGCCGCCGCGCAAGCTGGACGTGGCCGTGCCGGCCAATCGCGCCTGCGGCCTCACCGCCCCGGCGGATTCACAGTCACCGTCCGCGTGA
- a CDS encoding sigma-54 interaction domain-containing protein gives MPTSRPPQRPPRLALSALDALAGAVLLVDAERRIVGATFALEIQLGAPVREGTSLSELLSLQGGAERLDTLLTTGRETTAKLRAGGTVRVRAIALGKDGWALTFRQDTSPPALEGAEVFHGLWTQDAELRRVFRIVEKVARTESSVLVRGESGTGKEHIAHALHELSPRGKGPFRAINCAALPPNLLESELFGHVRGAFTGAVRDSPGHFRLAHGGSLFLDEVAELPLDLQAKMLRVLETRTVIPVGGRAPVPVDVRIIAATHRALRREVEAGRFRADLMYRLRVVPIFLPTLRERRGDILPLALRFLDELHQRGTRRVERIAPGARKLLESHGWPGNVRELRNVMEYAYVIGEGPVLREVDLPPEFSEAKARSSTATGTTPGATLDEDQVRAALTRAGGNRSEAARLLGVSRVTLWRRLRALGEAAG, from the coding sequence ATGCCCACGTCCCGCCCTCCGCAGCGTCCGCCTCGGCTCGCCCTGTCCGCGCTCGACGCGCTCGCGGGCGCCGTGCTCCTCGTGGACGCGGAGCGCCGCATCGTGGGCGCGACCTTTGCGCTGGAAATCCAGCTCGGCGCTCCCGTGCGCGAGGGCACATCCCTCTCGGAGCTGCTCTCCCTCCAGGGTGGCGCCGAGCGCCTGGACACACTCCTCACCACGGGACGCGAGACGACCGCGAAGCTCCGCGCCGGAGGCACCGTCAGGGTCCGCGCGATAGCGCTCGGCAAGGACGGCTGGGCGCTCACCTTCCGCCAGGACACCTCCCCTCCCGCCCTCGAAGGCGCCGAGGTGTTCCACGGCCTGTGGACCCAGGACGCGGAGCTGCGCCGTGTCTTCCGCATCGTCGAGAAGGTCGCGCGCACCGAATCGAGCGTGCTCGTGCGAGGCGAGTCCGGCACGGGCAAGGAGCACATCGCGCACGCGCTGCACGAGCTCTCCCCTCGCGGCAAGGGCCCCTTCCGAGCCATCAACTGCGCGGCCCTCCCACCCAACCTCTTGGAGAGCGAGCTGTTCGGCCACGTGCGCGGAGCCTTCACCGGCGCGGTGCGAGACAGCCCGGGACACTTCCGGCTCGCGCACGGCGGCTCACTGTTCCTCGATGAAGTCGCGGAGCTCCCCCTGGACCTCCAGGCGAAGATGCTGCGAGTCCTGGAGACGCGCACCGTCATCCCCGTGGGAGGCCGAGCCCCCGTCCCCGTGGACGTGCGCATCATCGCCGCCACCCACCGCGCGCTGCGTCGAGAGGTCGAGGCCGGCCGCTTCCGCGCGGACCTCATGTACCGCCTGCGCGTGGTCCCCATCTTCCTCCCCACTCTGAGAGAACGTCGGGGCGACATTCTTCCGCTCGCACTGCGTTTCCTCGACGAACTGCACCAGCGAGGGACGCGGCGCGTGGAGCGAATCGCGCCCGGTGCGCGCAAGCTGCTCGAGTCCCACGGGTGGCCGGGCAACGTGCGCGAGCTGCGCAACGTCATGGAGTACGCCTACGTCATCGGAGAGGGCCCGGTGCTGCGCGAGGTGGACCTGCCCCCCGAGTTCTCAGAGGCGAAGGCCCGCTCCTCCACCGCCACCGGGACGACGCCGGGAGCCACGCTCGACGAGGACCAGGTACGAGCGGCCCTCACCCGGGCGGGAGGCAATCGCTCCGAGGCCGCGCGCCTGCTCGGCGTCAGTCGCGTGACACTCTGGCGCCGCCTGCGGGCCTTGGGCGAAGCTGCGGGCTGA
- a CDS encoding NAD(P)/FAD-dependent oxidoreductase → MDASEDCGCTDPATTPMPYVAPVSERHRVLIIGGGTAGICVAARLARLGQKGVAVLEPSERHYYQPLWTLVGAGEARIEDTVRDEASLIPRGVKWLKDAAEEVDPVRQEVRTRGGLRVGYDFLVVAPGIQLDWDKVQGLRDALETEHVSSNYDVRLAPKTWRMLQAFQGGTALFTHPATPVKCAGAPQKIMYLAADHFRRTGILERSRVVFGSGAKALFGVQPFARVLEDVVKRYGIQTHFGHDLVAVDGARREATFETMRDGRKTRVTLGYDLLHVTPPQSAPDFIRNSPLTSREGACSGWVRADKHTLQHPGFSNVFALGDASDLPTSRTGAAIRKQAPVLVRNLRDVMAGRAPTARYDGYASCPLTTGYGKLLLAEFDYDGKPTPSFPLIDTMQERRDMWWMKKYGLPQLYWKGMLRGRA, encoded by the coding sequence ATGGACGCGAGCGAGGACTGCGGCTGCACGGACCCGGCGACGACGCCCATGCCCTACGTGGCGCCCGTGAGCGAGCGTCACAGGGTGCTCATCATCGGCGGAGGCACGGCGGGCATCTGCGTGGCGGCGCGACTCGCGAGGCTGGGGCAGAAGGGCGTGGCGGTTTTGGAGCCCTCGGAGCGCCACTACTACCAGCCGCTCTGGACGTTGGTGGGCGCGGGCGAGGCGCGCATCGAGGACACCGTGCGCGACGAGGCCAGCCTCATCCCCCGAGGCGTGAAGTGGCTGAAGGACGCCGCGGAGGAGGTGGACCCGGTGAGGCAGGAGGTGCGTACGCGCGGCGGGCTGCGCGTGGGCTACGACTTCCTGGTGGTGGCGCCGGGCATCCAGCTGGACTGGGACAAGGTGCAGGGGCTGCGTGATGCGCTGGAGACCGAGCACGTCAGCAGCAACTACGACGTGAGGCTCGCGCCCAAGACGTGGCGGATGCTGCAGGCGTTCCAGGGCGGCACGGCGCTCTTCACGCATCCGGCGACGCCGGTGAAGTGCGCGGGGGCGCCGCAGAAAATCATGTACCTGGCCGCCGACCACTTCCGACGCACGGGCATCCTGGAGCGCTCGCGGGTGGTGTTCGGCTCGGGGGCGAAGGCCCTCTTCGGGGTGCAGCCCTTCGCGCGGGTGCTGGAGGACGTGGTGAAGCGCTACGGCATCCAGACGCACTTCGGACACGACCTGGTCGCGGTGGATGGAGCGCGGCGCGAGGCGACGTTCGAGACGATGCGGGACGGGCGGAAGACACGCGTCACGCTGGGCTACGACCTGCTCCATGTCACGCCGCCGCAGAGCGCGCCGGACTTCATCCGGAACAGTCCGCTCACCTCGCGCGAGGGGGCGTGCAGTGGCTGGGTGCGCGCGGACAAGCACACGCTCCAGCACCCGGGGTTCTCGAATGTCTTCGCGCTCGGGGACGCGTCGGACCTGCCCACGAGTCGCACGGGGGCGGCCATCCGCAAGCAGGCGCCGGTGCTGGTGCGGAACCTGCGTGACGTCATGGCGGGCCGTGCGCCCACCGCGAGATACGATGGGTATGCCTCGTGCCCGCTGACCACGGGCTACGGGAAGCTGCTGCTCGCGGAGTTCGACTACGACGGCAAGCCCACGCCCAGCTTCCCGCTCATCGACACGATGCAGGAGCGGCGGGACATGTGGTGGATGAAGAAGTACGGCCTGCCACAGCTCTACTGGAAGGGCATGCTGCGCGGGCGGGCGTAG
- a CDS encoding AsmA family protein, whose protein sequence is MSDVVKKKRRWPYVLGGVFALLVVAVLVVLWRLDAILLKTAQEQAATYSQKLGRPIQIGDISTQLFPSVGAVVEDVSIGAAEGEDLPLATLAKVDVSVAVGPLLSSSGKDIQVKNAEVSGLTVNVVRLADGTTNVQRLLKRLEEQSPPEEEKPEEESKPTDLSGVHVERAALTDGTIRFVDRAGGQAARELAVKDLDVEVKDLRAGKPLVVDLAAAVLAEKQNLKLSLHAAPLPPTLIPTPERVTLKAEKIDLSPLGPFLPPDVGLQAGTLDADWKAELGGAVPGGKGPTRLVGAISALGMRFAGAEGGKALDVVLDTDVAGDLATGDLSLDKLKLDLGPANITGKGRVKGMLSDTPSVEGFELVGRNLDPAVLAEYYPPLKKQLQGMIAGPIGLDVRASGTQAAQAINVSVDLTPVRLRVPAQLTKDAGGAMKLTASLTGAAASGGALKFDAKTDLSGVDLRPGLLVDKAPGQRMELSAAGTYAPGKGGVGMKVDVPKMTANILQDTVTGSASFALAGTGKKQTTTFSADVKANKLDADALLFDEQELAARNGGTVPTPESAELPPEDPGRFNGYRGDIRFAVGTLRYTQMDLTNVTGVVKMTDDLISVEKFSSGVFGGKVVADGTSIRLGPAAPQRPFEAKVKVEGVQMADAIAQATPRKVMTGTFNGNVDVKGIGYTPEKLKETLLGGISGNILGGTLLGKDLVSSVSEPLAKALPFASKALKSNEVTSLSENLPFGVQIKNGVAQLSKPITWTRPEAAMSFDGGIKLDGTLDLTGAVALTPSTVKTLTLGKVTPPSDIPVGLKLTGPAWKPEVTGVDVKPAVTTLAKLAASSLAGNLIGGERGQQVQQAIEGGEEKLRADAEAKRKELEAKAEEEKKRLEAEAKKRAEEEAKKRLRGIFGK, encoded by the coding sequence ATGTCCGACGTCGTGAAGAAGAAGCGCCGCTGGCCGTACGTGCTCGGGGGAGTCTTCGCGCTCCTCGTCGTCGCCGTGCTCGTGGTGCTCTGGCGGCTCGACGCCATCCTGCTGAAGACGGCCCAGGAGCAGGCCGCCACCTATTCGCAGAAGCTGGGCCGCCCGATTCAAATCGGCGACATCTCCACCCAGCTCTTCCCCAGCGTGGGCGCGGTGGTGGAGGACGTCTCCATCGGCGCCGCGGAGGGCGAGGACCTGCCGCTCGCGACGCTCGCCAAGGTGGACGTCAGCGTGGCCGTGGGCCCGCTGCTCTCCTCGAGCGGCAAGGACATCCAGGTGAAGAACGCCGAGGTGTCCGGCCTCACCGTCAACGTGGTGCGACTGGCCGACGGCACCACCAACGTGCAGCGCCTGCTCAAGCGCCTGGAGGAACAGTCCCCTCCCGAGGAGGAGAAGCCCGAGGAGGAGTCGAAGCCCACGGACCTGTCCGGCGTGCACGTGGAGCGCGCGGCGCTCACCGACGGCACCATCCGCTTCGTCGACCGCGCCGGGGGACAGGCCGCGCGCGAGCTGGCGGTGAAGGACCTGGACGTCGAGGTGAAGGACCTGCGCGCCGGCAAGCCGCTGGTGGTGGACCTGGCCGCGGCGGTGCTCGCGGAGAAGCAGAACCTGAAGCTCTCGCTGCACGCGGCCCCGCTGCCGCCCACGCTGATTCCCACGCCGGAGCGCGTGACGCTCAAGGCGGAGAAGATTGACCTGTCCCCGCTGGGTCCCTTCCTGCCGCCCGACGTGGGCCTGCAGGCGGGCACGCTGGACGCGGACTGGAAGGCGGAGCTCGGCGGCGCGGTGCCCGGTGGCAAGGGCCCCACGCGGCTGGTCGGCGCCATCTCCGCGCTGGGCATGCGCTTCGCGGGCGCCGAGGGTGGCAAGGCGCTGGACGTGGTGCTCGACACGGACGTCGCGGGCGACCTGGCCACGGGTGACCTGTCGCTCGACAAGCTGAAGCTGGACCTGGGCCCGGCGAACATCACCGGCAAGGGCCGCGTGAAGGGCATGCTGTCGGACACGCCGTCGGTGGAGGGCTTCGAGCTGGTGGGGCGCAACCTGGACCCGGCCGTGCTCGCCGAGTACTACCCGCCGCTGAAGAAGCAGCTGCAGGGGATGATTGCGGGCCCCATCGGCCTGGACGTGCGCGCCAGCGGGACGCAGGCCGCGCAGGCCATCAACGTGTCGGTGGACCTGACGCCGGTGCGCCTGCGGGTGCCCGCGCAGCTCACCAAGGACGCGGGCGGTGCCATGAAGCTCACCGCGAGCCTCACGGGCGCGGCGGCGAGCGGCGGCGCGCTGAAGTTCGACGCGAAGACGGACCTGTCCGGCGTGGACCTGCGGCCGGGCCTGCTGGTGGACAAGGCCCCGGGCCAGCGCATGGAGCTGTCCGCGGCGGGCACGTACGCGCCCGGCAAGGGCGGCGTGGGCATGAAGGTGGACGTGCCCAAGATGACGGCGAACATCCTCCAGGACACGGTGACGGGCAGCGCGTCGTTCGCGCTGGCGGGCACGGGAAAGAAGCAGACGACGACGTTCTCCGCGGACGTGAAGGCGAACAAGCTGGACGCGGACGCGCTGCTGTTCGACGAGCAGGAGCTGGCGGCGCGCAACGGCGGCACGGTGCCCACGCCCGAGTCGGCGGAGCTCCCCCCCGAGGACCCCGGGCGCTTCAACGGCTACCGGGGTGACATCCGCTTCGCGGTGGGCACGCTGCGCTACACGCAGATGGACCTGACCAACGTCACCGGCGTGGTGAAGATGACGGACGACCTCATCTCCGTGGAGAAGTTCTCCTCGGGCGTCTTCGGCGGGAAGGTGGTCGCGGACGGGACGAGCATCCGCCTGGGCCCCGCGGCGCCGCAGCGCCCCTTCGAGGCGAAGGTGAAGGTGGAGGGTGTGCAGATGGCGGACGCCATCGCGCAGGCCACGCCGCGCAAGGTGATGACGGGCACGTTCAACGGGAACGTGGACGTGAAGGGCATCGGCTACACGCCGGAGAAGCTCAAGGAGACCCTCCTGGGCGGCATCAGCGGCAACATCCTGGGCGGCACGCTGTTGGGCAAGGACCTGGTGTCGTCCGTCTCCGAGCCGCTCGCCAAGGCGCTCCCCTTCGCCTCCAAGGCGCTCAAGAGCAACGAGGTGACGTCGCTCAGCGAGAACCTGCCCTTCGGCGTGCAGATCAAGAACGGCGTCGCGCAGTTGTCCAAGCCGATTACGTGGACGCGGCCGGAGGCGGCGATGAGCTTCGACGGTGGCATCAAGCTGGACGGCACGCTGGACCTCACGGGCGCGGTGGCGCTGACGCCGTCGACGGTGAAGACGCTGACGTTGGGCAAGGTGACGCCGCCGTCGGACATCCCGGTGGGCCTGAAGTTGACGGGCCCGGCGTGGAAGCCCGAGGTGACGGGCGTGGACGTGAAGCCGGCGGTGACGACGTTGGCGAAGCTGGCGGCGTCCTCGCTCGCGGGCAACCTCATCGGCGGTGAGCGCGGCCAGCAGGTGCAGCAGGCCATCGAGGGCGGCGAGGAGAAGCTGCGCGCCGACGCGGAGGCGAAGCGCAAGGAGCTGGAGGCCAAGGCCGAGGAGGAGAAGAAGCGCCTGGAGGCCGAGGCGAAGAAGCGCGCGGAAGAGGAAGCCAAGAAGCGCCTGCGCGGCATCTTCGGGAAGTAG